In the genome of Candoia aspera isolate rCanAsp1 chromosome 1, rCanAsp1.hap2, whole genome shotgun sequence, one region contains:
- the ZNF512 gene encoding zinc finger protein 512, with protein MKGMKPSVKALTEEEKKKDSHSKAKYRMEQGDEEDCKQLPKKKQKVSGKRQPVGKQPHLKSKKCSRKSDPSTYGAGSLEEQWYLEILDKGRVTCPICRAVVRKTVEGLKKHMANCHQEMFTCHHCGKQLRSLAGMKYHIMADHNSLPIRKEAGQLDKQSERDCLRRVLKRMGKLKCTREGCTGSFTSIMGYLYHTQKCGKAAAELEKMALKCHHCSKAYRSKAGLVYHLKSEHGPVSFLHEDSRPAHLKDTSMEPNSIGRIQRKSAKVAAYYLHELANEELAKEWPKRKVLQDLVPDDRKLKYTRPGMPTVSQEVLCKWRSEIKMYRRVHCPNQGCECVYSSISGLKSHLGNCTLGEFVAGKYRCLLCEKEFVSESGVKYHINTVHSEDWFDNTNTTKSFEKLVKLQQKEAEQKRQRKKHISSRSRKKKLRNSASKKSPRPGPDQNQRQAVKVSHAKMADCESRSMEEEDSLPLKFSHRRVKK; from the exons ATTCCCACTCCAAGGCAAAGTATAGGATGGAACAAGGTGATGAAGAAGActgcaaacaacttccaaaaaagaagcaaaaggtTTCTG GAAAAAGACAGCCTGTGGGAAAGCAACCTCATTTGAAGTCCAAAAAGTGCTCTAGAAAGTCAGACCCATCAACCTATGGAGCAG GAAGCTTAGAAGAGCAGTGGTACTTGGAGATTCTGGACAAGGGCCGTGTTACTTGCCCAATCTGCCGAGCTGTAGTGAGGAAGACGGTGGAAGGATTGAAAAAGCATATGGCAAATTGCCACCAG GAGATGTTCACATGTCACCACTGTGGGAAGCAACTGCGATCCCTGGCAGGAATGAAGTATCACATCATGGCAGATCACAACAGCCTG CCAATTAGGAAGGAAGCCGGCCAGTTGGATAAGCAGAGTGAGCGAGACTGCTTGCGGAGAGTCCTGAAGCGCATGGGGAAGCTCAAGTGCACAAGGGAG GGTTGTACAGGCAGTTTCACCAGCATAATGGGGTATCTCTACCACACACAGAAATGTGGAAAGGCAGCTGCCGAACTGGAGAAGATGGCTTTAAAATGCCACCACTGCAGTAAAGCATATCGGTCCAAGGCAGGCCTCGTTTACCACTTGAAATCTGAGCATGGACCT GTGTCATTCCTCCATGAAGACAGCAGGCCAGCCCATTTGAAGGACACAAGCATGGAACCAAACAGCATAGGCAGAATTCAGAGGAAGTCTGCCAAGGTGGCTGCCTACTACCTGCATGAGTTGGCTAATGAAGAACTTGCAAAGGAGTGGCCAAAGAGGAAAGTCTTGCAGGATCTTGTTCCTGATGATCGGAAG TTGAAATATACTCGACCAGGGATGCCTACTGTGAGCCAGGAGGTGCTGTGCAAGTGGAGGTCAGAAATAAAGATGTACAGACGGGTCCATTGCCCCAACCAG GGCTGTGAGTGTGTCTACAGCAGCATCTCTGGTCTTAAGTCCCATCTGGGCAATTGCACCCTG GGTGAGTTTGTGGCTGGGAAGTACAGGTGCTTGCTTTGTGAGAAAGAGTTTGTGTCTGAGAGCGGGGTCAAGTACCACATAAACACTGTGCACTCTGAG GACTGGTTTGATAACACAAACACCACTAAGAGCTTTGAAAAACTGGTAAAGCTGCAGCAAAAGGAAGCCGAGCAAAAAAGGCAGCGCAAGAAGCACATCTCCAGTCGGAGCCGTAAGAAGAAGCTGCGGAACTCTGCTTCAAAGAAGTCACCGAGGCCGGGACCGGATCAGAACCAACGGCAGGCGGTCAAAGTCAGCCATGCTAAGATGGCAGACTGTGAAAGCAGGAGCATGGAAGAAGAGGATTCCCTCCCCCTGAAGTTCAGTCACAGAAGGGTGAAGAAATAG
- the LOC134493510 gene encoding trichohyalin-like: MAPKPQKKKKLQPARSGFTAPRVTAGDTEGSMPDDALLLPVREEYERICQNLEHLRGRRAQLRAQHEFLQQEAQDLQSESREFVGYLAKRAQRSQGVVVSLSEENQELLRKIQQQHQEVMARSQEQQATLREQLLQKEAELARLSSELEGLRGVQALKQEQATHIRELQQELAAAQKQHMQHLEAAKVQVLKEKAVREQEAGQEVEGLAWQVQRLALQCLQEHSQTVCKQNKELRKELHQLVQRVQKLQEHKHRLQRQMQQLRREHGCLQDLAFLHNRLSGGGSGLALQEE; this comes from the coding sequence ATGGCTCCAaagccccaaaagaaaaaaaaactccagcCAGCCAGGTCTGGGTTCACAGCTCCGAGGGTCACTGCTGGGGACACTGAGGGGTCCATGCCGGACGATGCCTTGCTGCTACCGGTACGGGAGGAATACGAGCGCATCTGTCAAAACCTGGAGCATCTGAGAGGGAGGAGGGCCCAGCTGAGGGCACAACATGAGTTCCTTCAACAAGAGGCACAAGATCTCCAGAGTGAGAGCCGGGAGTTTGTGGGCTACCTAGCCAAGCGAGCCCAAAGGAGTCAGGGTGTTGTGGTCTCTCTGAGCGAGGAGAATCAGGAGTTGCTGCGAAAAATCCAGCAGCAGCACCAGGAAGTCATGGCACGTTCCCAGGAGCAGCAGGCCACTCTGCGGGAACAGCTGCTCCAGAAGGAAGCGGAGCTGGCCCGCCTCAGCTCTGAGTTGGAGGGGCTGCGTGGGGTCCAGGCCCTGAAACAAGAGCAGGCCACCCACATTCGGGAGCTGCAGCAGGAGCTGGCAGCTGCCCAGAAGCAACATATGCAGCACCTGGAGGCTGCCAAGGTGCAAGTCTTGAAAGAGAAGGCTGTCCGTGAACAGGAGGCAGGGCAGGAAGTGGAGGGCTTGGCTTGGCAGGTGCAGCGGCTGGCCTTGCAGTGCCTGCAGGAGCACAGCCAGACGGTTTGCAAGCAGAATAAGGAGCTGAGGAAGGAGCTGCACCAGCTGGTCCAGCGAGTACAGAAACTGCAGGAGCACAAGCACCGGCTGCAGAGGCAAATGCAGCAGCTGCGGCGGGAGCATGGCTGTCTGCAGGACTTGGCCTTCTTGCATAACCGGTTGAGTGGCGGCGGTTCTGGCCTGGCACTGCAGGAGGAGTGA